One Leopardus geoffroyi isolate Oge1 chromosome C1, O.geoffroyi_Oge1_pat1.0, whole genome shotgun sequence DNA segment encodes these proteins:
- the GUCA2A gene encoding guanylin produces MNTFLLSALCLLGTWAVLAGGVTVQDGEFSFSLESVKKLKDLRELQEPSIRNRRKSGGPVVPIACSHQKFPEELKPLCKEPNAQEILRRLEAIAEDPDSCEICAFAACAGC; encoded by the exons ATGAATACCTTCCTGCTCTCTGCACTGTGCCTCCTTGGGACCTGGGCAGTCCTGGCAGGGGGAGTCACCGTACAG GATGGagagttctctttttctctggagtCAGTGAAGAAGCTCAAAGACCTTCGGGAGCTCCAGGAGCCCAGCATTCGGAACCGTAGGAAGAGTGGTGGGCCCGTGGTTCCCATAGCCTGCAGCCACCAGAAGTTTCCCGAAGAACTCAAGCCTCTCTGCAAGGAGCCCAATGCCCAGGAGATCCTCCGGAGGTTGG AGGCCATCGCCGAGGACCCGGACTCGTGCGAGATCTGTGCCTTCGCTGCCTGTGCTGGATGCTAG